Proteins encoded in a region of the Homo sapiens chromosome 9, GRCh38.p14 Primary Assembly genome:
- the KLHL9 gene encoding kelch-like protein 9, with the protein MKVSLGNGEMGVSAHLQPCKAGTTRFFTSNTHSSVVLQGFDQLRIEGLLCDVTLVPGDGDEIFPVHRAMMASASDYFKAMFTGGMKEQDLMCIKLHGVNKVGLKKIIDFIYTAKLSLNMDNLQDTLEAASFLQILPVLDFCKVFLISGVSLDNCVEVGRIANTYNLIEVDKYVNNFILKNFPALLSTGEFLKLPFERLAFVLSSNSLKHCTELELFKAACRWLRLEDPRMDYAAKLMKNIRFPLMTPQDLINYVQTVDFMRTDNTCVNLLLEASNYQMMPYMQPVMQSDRTAIRSDSTHLVTLGGVLRQQLVVSKELRMYDERAQEWRSLAPMDAPRYQHGIAVIGNFLYVVGGQSNYDTKGKTAVDTVFRFDPRYNKWMQVASLNEKRTFFHLSALKGHLYAVGGRSAAGELATVECYNPRMNEWSYVAKMSEPHYGHAGTVYGGLMYISGGITHDTFQNELMCFDPDTDKWMQKAPMTTVRGLHCMCTVGDKLYVIGGNHFRGTSDYDDVLSCEYYSPTLDQWTPIAAMLRGQSDVGVAVFENKIYVVGGYSWNNRCMVEIVQKYDPEKDEWHKVFDLPESLGGIRACTLTVFPPEENPGSPSRESPLSAPSDHS; encoded by the coding sequence ATGAAAGTGTCCCTTGGTAACGGCGAAATGGGCGTCTCTGCCCATTTGCAGCCTTGTAAGGCAGGAACCACACGCTTTTTTACCAGCAATACTCACAGTTCGGTGGTATTGCAAGGCTTTGATCAGCTTAGAATAGAAggattgctttgtgatgtgaccCTGGTACCAGGTGATGGAGATGAAATCTTCCCTGTTCACAGAGCTATGATGGCGTCTGCTAGTGATTATTTCAAAGCCATGTTCACAGGTGGAATGAAAGAACAAGATTTGATGTGCATTAAGCTTCATGGGGTGAACAAGGTTGGTCTGAAGAAaatcattgattttatttatactGCAAAACTTTCTCTTAATATGGACAATCTTCAGGACACACTTGAAGCTGCTAGCTTTTTACAAATATTACCCGTTTTGGATTTCTGTAAAGTATTTCTTATATCAGGAGTCTCTTTGGATAACTGTGTTGAGGTTGGACGAATTGCTAACACCTACAATCTTATAGAAGTggataaatatgttaataatttCATCCTGAAGAACTTTCCTGCTTTATTGAGTACTGGGGAGTTTCTAAAACTCCCTTTTGAACGACTTGCATTTGTGCTTTCCAGTAATAGTCTTAAGCACTGTACCGAACTTGAACTCTTTAAGGCAGCCTGTCGCTGGCTAAGGTTGGAAGACCCTCGGATGGATTATGCTGCAAAGTTAATGAAGAATATTCGATTTCCACTGATGACACCACAGGATCTCATCAATTACGTGCAGACAGTAGATTTCATGAGAACAGACAATACCTGCGTGAATTTGCTTTTGGAAGCTAGCAATTACCAAATGATGCCATATATGCAGCCAGTGATGCAGTCAGATAGAACTGCCATTCGATCTGACTCCACTCACTTGGTTACATTAGGAGGAGTTTTGAGGCAGCAGCTGGTTGTCAGTAAAGAATTACGGATGTATGATGAAAGGGCACAAGAATGGAGATCTTTAGCCCCAATGGATGCTCCCCGTTACCAGCATGGTATTGCTGTCATTGGAAACTTTCTTTATGTAGTTGGTGGTCAGAGTAATTATgatacaaaaggaaaaactgCTGTTGATACAGTTTTCAGATTTGATCCTCGGTATAATAAATGGATGCAGGTTGCATCATTAAATGAAAAGCGCACATTCTTTCACTTGAGTGCCCTCAAAGGACATTTGTATGCAGTTGGTGGGCGCAGTGCAGCTGGTGAACTGGCCACAGTAGAATGTTACAACCCAAGAATGAATGAGTGGAGCTATGTTGCAAAAATGAGTGAACCCCACTATGGTCATGCTGGAACAGTATATGGAGGCTTAATGTATATTTCAGGAGGAATTACCCATGACACTTTCCAAAATGAGCTCATGTGTTTTGACCCAGATACAGATAAATGGATGCAAAAGGCTCCAATGACTACAGTCAGAGGTCTGCATTGCATGTGTACAGTTGGAGATAAGCTCTATGTCATTGGTGGCAATCACTTCAGAGGAACAAGTGATTATGATGATGTTCTAAGCTGTGAATACTATTCACCAACCCTTGACCAGTGGACCCCAATTGCCGCCATGTTAAGAGGCCAAAGTGATGTTGGAGTTGCcgtctttgaaaataaaatctatgttGTTGGTGGATATTCTTGGAATAATCGTTGTATGGTAGAAATTGTCCAGAAATATGACCCAGAAAAAGATGAGTGGCATAAAGTTTTTGATCTTCCAGAGTCACTTGGTGGCATTCGAGCCTGTACACTCACAGTTTTTCCACCTGAAGAAAACCCTGGGTCACCTTCTAGAGAATCACCTCTTTCAGCACCTTCAGATCATTCTTAG